The genomic region tcacaTAGTTCAAGTTTTGAAAATTATAGATATATAACAAGAAATAACATTGTAAAAATTAAGTTGTACCATTTTCAACTACAAATGATGACTTGTAATGCAACTAACAATGGGTCATAGTAGTAAACATAGTAAAGTACAAAATTTTGCAAATACAATAGTAAACCATTAACATTGTAAGAAATAAGCATGCTCAAATATGAGTTTAATACATCTTAACAAAAATAtagtattttattaattcattaacaATAATTAAGTTTGTAGTCTTAACATTTTTATAAATTACTATAAAACTTCTAATTGAAgcaaatttgaagaaaaatatattacatcaaATTATCTTCTAAAAATTTGAGTCTATTTTCTTCAGCTTTTCGCTTGGAAAGTTGTTtgccatttttcattttttcataatgaTCATATGTGAATGGTGGCATTATTCTAAGACCTTCTAGAGACTTCACATGAGATACTATGACAAATGTCAATCCTATTCTTTCTCTTGATCCTATATCAATTGTAGCTTTTGAGAGAGTCAATCCTTGAGACTTATGTATTGTCAATGCCCATGCCAATCTTAATGGTAATTGAAGTGTTCCACCCCTTTGTATTGGTGTTATTGGAATTATATTTGGATGATGATCTTCAAATGGCATTCCAGAATAACTATCAAATTCAACCAACACATATGTAAGTGGTTCAGGAGGAGCACTTCCTGGTTTGTAAACTATTTTTTGAATATACCCTAGAACTCCATTTACAAGACCTACTTGTATCCAAAGATTTGAAGTCAGCATCACCCTTGAATTCTTATTGATCAACAACTCTAGATCAAGTTCATCATTTGAACAATCCTCTATTGTATTAACACTTCTTGCTCTTATTGCAAGACTATGTGCAACGGGATGGTTCAATGAATATAGCATTCTCTTATTGTGATTATGAACATTTTCATTTGTAGAGAAAAAGTGGACAACATTATCAAAATAATtgttccttgcaacatctaaggtAATAGGGGTTCTCATCATCAGCAACTTCCAGTCATCAATTTTTGggtttgcatctcttagatttgtcaaaagttgatgaaacctctgttGTTGAATGTTTTCTCCATCTTGTCTGAATACTTTATCTAAAGTAATCATAGTTTTGAATTCTTCCCATAATAACTTTGCCCTTCTATTGCTATCATATGCTGGTCTATCATTCACAAGAGGTAACTGGCCCAAATCTCCAACCAAAATCATCGATATACCTAGAAGATAATCAATAAAAATTATTGTTAAACTATATACAAATATTATATCAATCTAATACATATGAGTTTATTAGTAATACTTGAAATATACCCGCAAAGCTCATGTCTGCACTTTGTGGGAATGCTTGTCTCAGTCAAGAATCTATATTCTCCAACATGTTttgaccaatgaagctcatttcaccAATCAAAATGTATTTGAAATGTGACATTTCTTGAAAAATTGTAAGCCTTGTTCCTTCTAGTTTAGAAAAATCTCTTATTGGAATTTTTAGTTTTCAATGAACTGTAGAGGCTCCTATATTGAAGGCTACAACTCCTATTGGTGCAAGTAATAGAAGGGGAGAATGACATGGCATTGTTGCATTTTGAAAAGATTGACTAATGGCACCAATCAGATATGATTTTCCTGTTCCTATTGTTCCTTGAATTATCATGAACAAAGGCATCCCTTCTCGATTTCTATAATAATGTGTCATAATTATGTTGACTGCCTTTTGTTGTTTATCATTGAGGGTTCTGTAGTTGATGCATTGTGGTATATCATCATAGATGAGACATCCATGCTCCTTCATGTTGTTTATGAAATTGATTGCTCTAACTGTGTACTCTTCACCTTCATATTCGTTAGACCAATCTGTATTTCTATCAATGTCCCTTTTTCCCAACATATCTACTTCAGAATGTTGCATATCTTGACCTTGATGAAGTCTAGATATAATCTCCTATTCATGCTCTATAGTATTTTGCTGAATAGTTCCATTTTCTTCATTTTCAGAATCACTGGTAGCTTCAACATTTTGTATAGTTATTATTCTTTCCACATGCCAAGGATTATAATTAAATGACTCCCATTTTGCTTTTATGGAGTCATTGTCATGACCAATATCTCTTTCAATGTTAGGGAATGGTTTGTAGAGTAATAACTCTGATAAACAGAAGTCAATCCATTTATCTAAATCACGTGAAAGAATGTTTAAAAATCATGGAAAAACTCTAACAATAGCAGCTCTTTGTCTTGTCCCCCATTTGTTGTCACCTCTTCTTCTAGGATTGTATATCCATGATTTGGCTACATCAATCAATGCGACACCTTCCATAGAAATAGGCCTTGTTTTATATCCATCAATGAAAGATTTTGTTTGTTCATTATCATTCTCCTCATTATTTACTGTTACAGGTTTGAAAACTTCACGTGACACATTTAGATTAACAAATCTTCTACTGCTCTCCATCAACGAAAGTTCTAATAACATGTGACATGTTTCTTGAGCTCCAATGTCTCTTTCTATAATTATCTCTGTTAGAAGCCTTCTATATGCTCATGCAGCTAAGtcattagggttttccatgtttGAAATACGTATCAACATCTGTTGATATGTTTCTGAGCTTTTCTCGGCTTTTGCTACAAACTTTGCAATGTATTTGATTACTGCATGCTTGGAAAGAACAGGTTGCCAATCTATATTTGCTCTCCACAATTGCAGTATGTGGCAGTTATGTGAATTCACTTTGTCATCATTTCTTGCCGGTTCAATTTTTTTTTCACCTATTTCTATGTCTTGATATAATCTAGATCCCCTCAAATTCAATGGCCAAGGAGCATTGCACCTATAATCAATATTAATGTGagttaattatttcatttatttgtCTAAGTAGTCGTTATATATTGATATACTGATACTATTTGATAATAAAAAATTACCTGCAAACCATCCTTCCCCCTTTTTTTCATAGGTATGCACCTTCTTTGTAGATCGTGTGTCATTCTACACAGTTTAGTATCTCTTCATAGTCATGTTCAATATCCATCTCTGCAAGTTGTGTCATATTTTTGAGACATGGATGCTAAACAAAATTTTGGAATCGCTACAATTGATAATAGAAAAATTTAATAtattactgtagcgtcctaaaattgtgacacctgcaattttgaccgcatttgggtcttcacgatggcgacgctacatgcaacctgaatggagaccccgaaacctgattatgacactgaaaactgcattttcttgcaccctggcctgaacctcctttgcaccctgctgtcctaggaggtgggaccagagcgcccagcgccctggtccttcaggaccatggtgcccagcgccttcgtccctgggtcctattttgggcccggtctcttttggacttcgggtctttatgtttgcaaattggaaaattatctttcctggtcggcctaaggtcgggaaaatcagtctatcagccctaaatgacaagtatataaactacattttcctctttcattcgatatgatggaaaaagcgtggaaattatactcaagcattcaagcattcaagcattccttcaagcaattgatcatttcaagtctccattgaaggctaagtgttgcattcaagacaaggattcaaccattgaagaggagatcacatactacatgctacatacaacatacaacatacaacagacaacaacatctataccttcg from Cryptomeria japonica chromosome 3, Sugi_1.0, whole genome shotgun sequence harbors:
- the LOC131069568 gene encoding uncharacterized protein LOC131069568 yields the protein MEFDSDANEVIFVGLVIEFDEGISMILVGDLGQLPLVNDRPAYDSNRRAKLLWEEFKTMITLDKVFRQDGENIQQQRFHQLLTNLRDANPKIDDWKLLMMRTPITLDVARNNYFDNVVHFFSTNENVHNHNKRMLYSLNHPVAHSLAIRARSVNTIEDCSNDELDLELLINKNSRVMLTSNLWIQVGLVNGVLGYIQKIVYKPGSAPPEPLTYVLVEFDSYSGMPFEDHHPNIIPITPIQRGGTLQLPLRLAWALTIHKSQGLTLSKATIDIGSRERIGLTFVIVSHVKSLEGLRIMPPFTYDHYEKMKNGKQLSKRKAEENRLKFLEDNLM